The following proteins are encoded in a genomic region of Thioclava nitratireducens:
- the ftsL gene encoding cell division protein FtsL, producing the protein MRLLAYLAASACVLALAFWAYHVNYDTQDRIDELRDLNREIASLNEGLTVLNAEWAYLNRPQRLRELVNLNFTSLHLLPMTPEQFGTVAQIAYPTPQADDTGASGTDLAGLSDPVEVKADPEGGN; encoded by the coding sequence TTGAGACTGCTTGCCTATCTTGCCGCCTCTGCCTGTGTGCTCGCGCTCGCCTTCTGGGCCTATCACGTCAATTACGACACCCAGGACCGGATCGACGAGCTGCGCGACCTCAATCGGGAAATCGCCTCGCTGAACGAGGGTCTGACCGTGCTCAACGCCGAATGGGCTTATCTCAACCGCCCGCAGCGCCTGCGCGAACTGGTCAATCTCAACTTCACCTCGTTGCATCTTCTGCCGATGACGCCAGAGCAATTCGGAACCGTCGCCCAGATTGCCTACCCGACACCGCAGGCCGATGATACTGGCGCGTCCGGCACCGATTTGGCCGGCCTTTCCGATCCTGTCGAGGTCAAGGCCGATCCCGAGGGAGGGAACTGA